From Rhodococcus antarcticus, the proteins below share one genomic window:
- a CDS encoding tyrosine recombinase XerC, whose amino-acid sequence MADHLAAFARHLLLERGRSEHTVRAYLGDLRSLLAHAGEPADLGALTLPVLRAWLAEQARSGVARTTLARRTAAVRTFTAWARRTGRTETDTGARLVAPRAHRTLPAVLRPEQAAIALGAAAAGAAQLDPVALRDHLVVELLYATGIRVGELCALDVDDVDHGRRVVRLLGKGGRERTVPYGVPAERALRQWLAHGRPVLEGENSGAALLLGARGGRLDPRAARRTVHETVASAPGAPDLGPHGLRHSAATHLLEGGADLRVVQELLGHATLSTTQLYTHVTVERLRAVHDRAHPRA is encoded by the coding sequence GTGGCCGACCACCTCGCTGCCTTCGCCCGGCACCTCCTGCTGGAGCGCGGCCGCTCCGAGCACACGGTGCGGGCCTACCTCGGCGACCTCCGGTCGCTGCTGGCGCACGCGGGCGAGCCCGCCGACCTCGGCGCCCTGACCCTGCCCGTGCTGCGCGCGTGGTTGGCGGAGCAGGCACGCTCCGGGGTGGCCAGGACCACGCTGGCCCGGCGGACGGCCGCGGTGCGCACCTTCACCGCCTGGGCCCGGCGCACCGGACGCACCGAGACCGACACCGGTGCTCGGCTCGTCGCCCCACGAGCGCACCGCACCCTGCCCGCGGTGCTGCGCCCCGAGCAGGCCGCGATCGCGCTGGGGGCGGCAGCGGCGGGTGCAGCGCAGCTGGATCCCGTCGCGCTGCGTGACCACCTCGTGGTCGAGCTGCTCTACGCCACGGGCATCCGTGTCGGCGAGCTGTGCGCGCTGGACGTCGACGACGTGGACCACGGGCGGCGCGTGGTCCGCCTCCTGGGCAAGGGTGGCCGCGAGCGGACCGTCCCCTACGGAGTGCCCGCCGAGCGGGCGCTGCGCCAGTGGTTGGCCCACGGCCGTCCTGTGCTCGAGGGGGAGAACAGCGGCGCAGCGCTGCTGCTGGGGGCACGCGGCGGCCGGCTCGACCCCCGCGCCGCGCGGCGGACGGTGCACGAGACGGTGGCGTCCGCGCCGGGCGCCCCCGACCTCGGACCGCACGGCCTGCGTCACTCCGCTGCAACGCACCTGCTGGAGGGAGGGGCGGATCTTCGTGTCGTTCAGGAGCTGCTTGGTCACGCTACGCTGTCAACGACACAGCTGTACACCCATGTCACCGTCGAGCGACTGAGGGCCGTCCATGACAGAGCGCACCCGCGTGCCTGA